A segment of the Candidatus Pelagisphaera phototrophica genome:
ATTGCGGCATAAGCATGGGTGATGAAGGCAAGGGCCGCCTCATATCCGAAGTCATCGAAGAACTTCGCATCGACACAGGTGAATCGTCGCCCGTGGAGGTTGTCATCAAAATCAACGGGGGAGCCAATTCGGGACACACTGCTGGTGGATTGAAACTCAATCTTCTTCCCGCAGGGGTTGTCGACCAATCGGTGACGTTCCTGGCCATCGGAGCAGGAGTCGTCGCAGATCCTCGCAAGTTTTTGTGGGAATTAAAACCGGTCGACGCCAATGGCTACCGGGTCACAGAGCGACTGGTCATCGATGAGCGAACAATGGTTTCGGATCTCACTCATCGACTACTCGATCTCGCATGGGAATGGTACCGGGTGAATCTGATAAATGAAGAACCCCGCGGAAGCACAGGAAGAGGAATTACGCCATCCTACGTCGATGAAGTTAGCCAATTCCAAATTTTCTACTGCGACTTTCTTTGTGGAAAAGACCGCTATCATTCAAAGCTTTCCCAAAAGGCGTTGCGCGCTTGCTCGACAATACAGCATGTTTGCCAGGCATCGGAAGAAGCATGGAATGGATTCTTTGATTCGTTAACCCAAGCCGAGACTCGAGCAAATGCCGATGCGATTGAAGCAGGTCTGTTCGAGAAAAGGGAATTTGATTTTAGCCGCTTCAAGGGGAGCGCCCCCTTCACGCTCAATATGGATGAATTAATCAATGTCTACTGGGATGCCGGACAATCGCTGAAAGACAACATCGCAGACGTACGAGAGATAGTCAGAAAGGCCGAAGTGTCTGGGAAGTACGTCATCGGAGAATACGGCCAAGCTTACTGGCTCGATAAACGGCAAGGGTTTTCACCCAACGTCTCGGCCTCGCACACCTACGCTCCCGAGTTCTTTAACTCCGCCTGTATTCCCGTTCAACCGCTACATGTTTTTGGAGTGGCAAAAGCTTATGACACCAAAGTGGGCACCCACGTTTTCATCACACAAGTAGATGAGCCCCACCCCCTGTTCGACCGGCTAAAACGAATTGAATTCGGAACCTCAACGGGACGTCAACGAAAGGTGGGTTGGTACGATGCCGTGGAAAAAGCGGACACCTTGCGATACGGCGGATACGATGACCTCATGATCAACAAGATAGACGCTCTGGGTCATGACTCCAACTGGAAGGGCAACCTGAAGATCTGCATCGCCTACCAAGACGAAAACGGAAATCGCGTCAATAGAGTCCCGCGCGACGAGACTTTTAGAAGAACGCTCGTACCGGTCTATCAAGAATATGCTGGCTGGGATTCCGACATCTCGAAAGCTCGAACATTTGCGGAGCTGCCCACTGAAGCGAAGGCCTACGTCGCAGGGATGGTTCGAAGTGTACTCGACTCTGCCTTTTTGGGCCAAGATTGGCCCCCTTCTTTACCTAATCTCCGCTATTTAGGGGTCGGTCCGATGCCGAGCCAGATCATTAAAGATATTCCAGATACGGTTTCCCTGCTAAAACACGATCGACCGATAGCCGCCACAGTTTGAATCCGCAGGGATTAGAATTGTTGGTCGCAGCAGGTAATTCGCAGCAGACGATAAAGCGTCTCCAGCTTTGGCATGTCTTGACCGACCTTTAAGCCCTGCCGTAGGGGCTCTCCCCAGATCGCCTCCACTTCCACGCTTCTGCCGGCGAGAAAGTCTAACAAGCTTGACGGACTGTATTCACCCAACGACTTCGTAATTTCGAATTGTCGCTCAACAAGTTTACGATCGATGCTCAAACCCAAGGCGGAAGATGCTCCCAATAATTCTTCCATAAGACCTCTCGCCAATCGATTGAGTCCCTCGTCCGCAAGAATCAAATCAGTGGTAATTTTTCCCGCGACGATGGACAATCCATTGAATGGCACGATCCAGAGCAGCTTTTCCCATCGCATCTGGTCAATGTTGGGGGAAATCCGACAATTTAGTCGTGCCCTATTCAGCATTTCACCGATTGTCTTCAACTTACTTGAACTCGCCTTTCCCTCTTGTGAGAGGACGATGGACCCTAACAGGAAATTTTCCACAACACCTGGCTCTACTCTATTAAGGCAAATATAGCAGGTTCCGCAAAAGAGTGGATTGTCCGGGAAGTACTTTCTGAGAAACTCGATGTTCCCAAGCCCATTTTGCAGACTCAGAATCGCCGTCTCCGGTGCGAGAATGGGTCGAAGCAGTTCTGGCAGGAACCTGTTCGATACCGCTTTCACCGCCACAATCACTAGGTCCACCTTTCCGATATCCTGTGAGTTCCGATAAGCTTTTACATCGTTCAACTGAAAATGACTGTCACGAGCTCTAGTTCTGATTCCATTTCGCTGTACCGCGTCATAGTCACTTCGTAAAAGATAGCGTATGTCTTCACCCGCCTTTTGCAGTCGACTTCCATAATATAGCCCAACGGCCCCAGATCCCACGACCGCGATTCTCATCGATTCTAAAGACCCGTTTTCGTGGTCCATAACCCGTAAATACCTGCTACAAATCCCCTTTTGCTAGGTTTCTTCACAATTTCTCCAGCCCGTTGCTGATTTATAGGATATTCAGCACAAATCCGAAGGTATGGAAGCGATATTATGCCTAAATATGTAAAAAATCGGCCTTAACTCGCTTTTTGAGGCTAAATTTCAGAGGTCAAAGTACCAGAAAGAGAGATATATTCAAAATTAACAAGTCAGTGGTACAGTTCTTCTGTATCGAAACAGGTTCTTTCAATCTATTACTAATATATGACTTACAAACACTTACAAAATTCAAAATAAGTATCTGGCTCAATTCTCCAATCTCTGCTTCATCTTGATATTCTTCTGTCTCCAAATAGTCCAAATTTCTCCCTGAAAAACAGCGTCGCCCATCTCTGATTCTACTTTTTACAATTCTCAATCGGCTGCTTTGGCACAATCAGGTAACACCGATGCCACTAAACCCCTTGCTAGAGCGGAATTTACTTAGTTACTCTCGAGTTATTCACATCCAACCAGGAACACATGGAAACAAGGGCTTTTCAAAATCCGTCTGTCGCTATTTTCAGCAAAGTTCCTCATGGAAAGCTCAATATTCCCGTGTCAAGAGAGCAACACTTCTGGATATGGAAATAAAGATTGAATTGGTTTGCCAAGCCACTGTCACTGGCAAATGCAGATTCTCCCAACCCACGATCTGAATGGCAAATAACACTAGTTTACGCGATCTGCAGGCGGTTCTCTTTGATATGGACGGTACCCTTGTTGATCATTTCGAGACCATCTATCGCTGCTACAAGTATGCTGCAGAGAAACTGGGGAGACCAGCTCCGACCTATGATGCTGTTAAAAGAGCGGTTGGAGGTTCAATGCCCGTTACCATTCGCAGTTTCTTCGCCGACACTGAATTGGAAGCGGCCATGAAATTGTGGAAAGAAAAGTTCGACGAGATTCACCTGGAAGGAGTCGTTCTGCTACCAGGTGCGAGGGATCTGATTCAGGCCGTTAACCAGCACGACATTAAAGCTGCGGTGTTTACCAACAAGAGCGGAATACATACGAGGAATATAATCGAATCGCTCGGCTTGTCCGATTCGTTTTCATTAATTCTCGGAGCCCACGATACCCATTACAGAAAACCTGAGCCAGAACTATCGAGTATTGCTCTCGATCGCCTCGACGCAAAGCCCGAAAAGGCGATTTTGATCGGTGACTCGCCCTTTGATATTGAATCGGCTCATTGCATCGGGATGACAAGCTACTGCGTTTCAACCGGATCTCACTCCAGTCAAGAGTTAATCGATGCGGGAGCCGATAAAGTATTCGAGAGCTTGCAAGAAATTGCAGATAGTCACTTTAGTTAGTTTGTGTCTCAATCAACATCCAGTGAAACCCTCAAGGGTGTACTCGAGCGCATCAAGTATTCGAATGATGAAGACGGCTACTTGATTGCTAATCTTAGACCTGAAAACGCAAAGAACGCGGTCACGATCGTCGGCAAATTTCCAGGCGTGCAATGTGGCGAAACCTTAAAGGTTACAGGAGATTGGTCCCGGCACCCTGCCCATGGTCCTCAATTCAAAGCAACTCAGTTTGAATCCGAACTCCCGGCCAGCGTTTTTGGAATTCGCAAGTACCTTGGAAGCGGCCTAGTAAAGGGAATATCCAAAGGCCTAGCAGAGAGAATCGTAGACCGATTCGGTGAATCTACGCTCAAGGTTATTTCCGAAGAATCCGCCCGACTACAAGAGGTGGATGGGATTGGAAAACAAAGAGCTAGTTCAATTAAAGAAGCTTGGGACGAGCAGAGCCATATCAGGGACCTTTCCCTTTTCCTCACTCCTTATGGGGTATCGCCGTCTCAAATACTTAAGATCTATAACGAATTTGGTTTTGTTGCAGCCGATCAAATAAAGGAAAACCCATATAAGCTTGCTCGAGAAATTCGAGGTATTGGCTTCAAAACCTGCGATCGCATCGCTATCAATATGGGGATTGGCAACGACAGTCCGCAGCGCGTAGACGCGGGCTTAGAATTTGTCATGCAAGAGCTGCAAGACGAAGGCAACACTGCATTTCCAGAGAACGAACTCATCGAGACCGCAGTCGAGAAATTGGAAATTGACAAAGCGGTAGCCAAAGCAGGACTGGAACGTGTATTTACCAATCGTATACTTTCTAAATTTGAGCCCGAGGGCTTAACCACCTACTGGCAGCTTCCGTTCAATCATCGAGCTGAGGAACAAATTGCCCAATCCGTTATCCGTATTCAGAGCCAACCCAGCTGCCTTCCTCCTATCAAACGCCAGAAAGCAGTTGAGTGGGTGCAGGATAAAGCCGGTTTTGAATTTGGAGAACGCCAAGGGGAAGCCATATCCATGGTATTGTCTCACAAACTCTCAATATTAACCGGTGGACCTGGAACCGGAAAAACAACGATTCTTCGCGCTGTTGTAAGTATTCTCAAAGCAAAGAAGGTTCGGGTGCTTCTGGCTGCCCCTACCGGGCGAGCGGCCCAACGCTTGTCGGAAAC
Coding sequences within it:
- a CDS encoding 2-dehydropantoate 2-reductase encodes the protein MDHENGSLESMRIAVVGSGAVGLYYGSRLQKAGEDIRYLLRSDYDAVQRNGIRTRARDSHFQLNDVKAYRNSQDIGKVDLVIVAVKAVSNRFLPELLRPILAPETAILSLQNGLGNIEFLRKYFPDNPLFCGTCYICLNRVEPGVVENFLLGSIVLSQEGKASSSKLKTIGEMLNRARLNCRISPNIDQMRWEKLLWIVPFNGLSIVAGKITTDLILADEGLNRLARGLMEELLGASSALGLSIDRKLVERQFEITKSLGEYSPSSLLDFLAGRSVEVEAIWGEPLRQGLKVGQDMPKLETLYRLLRITCCDQQF
- a CDS encoding adenylosuccinate synthetase, translated to MALTKFKSRLIADCGISMGDEGKGRLISEVIEELRIDTGESSPVEVVIKINGGANSGHTAGGLKLNLLPAGVVDQSVTFLAIGAGVVADPRKFLWELKPVDANGYRVTERLVIDERTMVSDLTHRLLDLAWEWYRVNLINEEPRGSTGRGITPSYVDEVSQFQIFYCDFLCGKDRYHSKLSQKALRACSTIQHVCQASEEAWNGFFDSLTQAETRANADAIEAGLFEKREFDFSRFKGSAPFTLNMDELINVYWDAGQSLKDNIADVREIVRKAEVSGKYVIGEYGQAYWLDKRQGFSPNVSASHTYAPEFFNSACIPVQPLHVFGVAKAYDTKVGTHVFITQVDEPHPLFDRLKRIEFGTSTGRQRKVGWYDAVEKADTLRYGGYDDLMINKIDALGHDSNWKGNLKICIAYQDENGNRVNRVPRDETFRRTLVPVYQEYAGWDSDISKARTFAELPTEAKAYVAGMVRSVLDSAFLGQDWPPSLPNLRYLGVGPMPSQIIKDIPDTVSLLKHDRPIAATV
- the recD2 gene encoding SF1B family DNA helicase RecD2 — protein: MSQSTSSETLKGVLERIKYSNDEDGYLIANLRPENAKNAVTIVGKFPGVQCGETLKVTGDWSRHPAHGPQFKATQFESELPASVFGIRKYLGSGLVKGISKGLAERIVDRFGESTLKVISEESARLQEVDGIGKQRASSIKEAWDEQSHIRDLSLFLTPYGVSPSQILKIYNEFGFVAADQIKENPYKLAREIRGIGFKTCDRIAINMGIGNDSPQRVDAGLEFVMQELQDEGNTAFPENELIETAVEKLEIDKAVAKAGLERVFTNRILSKFEPEGLTTYWQLPFNHRAEEQIAQSVIRIQSQPSCLPPIKRQKAVEWVQDKAGFEFGERQGEAISMVLSHKLSILTGGPGTGKTTILRAVVSILKAKKVRVLLAAPTGRAAQRLSETTGAFGQTIHRLLKFDPAEGSFTVNESKPLSADFVIVDEASMLDTRLAASLFQAIQTDSHLVLVGDIDQLPSVGAGNVLKDLIGSNRIPVTRLDQVFRQAERSSIVHYAHAINQGQVSIPATVESARDLVENKDFQFLAASNQSECSEKILKVFTHFVRGTLGLDPINDAQTLAPMHKGEAGVGNLNTLLQASLNSETESMPFGFLTYKRGDKVIQTRNNYDKSIFNGDIGIIRSIDGINGIVKVDFDGNVVDYEKPDLIDLSLAYAVSIHKSQGSEYPVVIIPLLKAHFMMLQRNLIYTAITRGKKKVIIVGDPAAYAMATNNADSKSRSTRLKERLTL
- a CDS encoding HAD family hydrolase, which produces MANNTSLRDLQAVLFDMDGTLVDHFETIYRCYKYAAEKLGRPAPTYDAVKRAVGGSMPVTIRSFFADTELEAAMKLWKEKFDEIHLEGVVLLPGARDLIQAVNQHDIKAAVFTNKSGIHTRNIIESLGLSDSFSLILGAHDTHYRKPEPELSSIALDRLDAKPEKAILIGDSPFDIESAHCIGMTSYCVSTGSHSSQELIDAGADKVFESLQEIADSHFS